TGGGGCCTGCTAGCATAAGGACATGGCGGCAATTGGAGGACCTGTTCGTCAGAAAATTTCAGTCCACTCTCCACTACTCACCTCCTGTGGCCACGTTAGCCAACATCAAGCAAAGGGAGGAGGAGTCCCTGGCAGAATACTTTCGTCGGTTCAACGCCGAAGTTTCCAAGGTGAGGGGGGCCAGTGAGGAGACCATCAAGAATTTCTTGATCGCAGGGTTGAAAGAAGATTCGAAATTCTGGAAGAGCCTCCAGGCGAGTGAGCCGAGAACCTTGGCTGAGTTCTATGAGCAAGCTGAACCCTTTAAGAGGGTAGAGAAGTCGATGAGAGAGCTGAAAATCAGTGAGAACTATCGAGATAAGAGAGACCAGTCCTCGAGCCCAGATGAAAGGAGGAAGACGTATTGGCGTAGCTCAAGCCCCAAAAAATCTGCCCGAGGTAAAGAGGCAAATAAAGATTCGGGGAGGCCTTATACAAGCAAATGGCAGACACACACCCCTCGGTAGCCTCTATCGACCACATATATGCTACCTATGCTAGGAAGGGGGTATTCAGGAAGGCAACCCCTCTCACAGACTATAACAAGAGGGATACTTCGAAGTATTACGCATACCACGAGGCCACGGGGCACGATACAGCTGATTGCAGACAATTGAGGGATGAAATCGAGACGTTGATAAGACAAGGGAAGCTTACAGAGTGGGTCGTCAAGGAAGTTCGAAAGTACATGACTGATTATCATATCGTCCATCCTCCACCCCCAGAAGACAAAGAGAGGGTACCCCGGGCTGGTAGcattcatattattctaggcgggtctcaTATTGGTGGAGACAGCCGGAAGGCGATGGACAGGTATGCCCGAGAAGCAAAGGACAAGCCCCTCACCAACGTCAACCATTTGAGGCAGAGGTCACCGGAGCTCTTCGAAAGGGAGGCTGAT
This genomic interval from Apium graveolens cultivar Ventura chromosome 8, ASM990537v1, whole genome shotgun sequence contains the following:
- the LOC141680172 gene encoding uncharacterized protein LOC141680172 — encoded protein: MTRCRLFAASLRGSVQQWFSKLGPASIRTWRQLEDLFVRKFQSTLHYSPPVATLANIKQREEESLAEYFRRFNAEVSKVRGASEETIKNFLIAGLKEDSKFWKSLQASEPRTLAEFYEQAEPFKRVEKSMRELKISENYRDKRDQSSSPDERRKTYWRSSSPKKSARDTHPSVASIDHIYATYARKGVFRKATPLTDYNKRDTSKYYAYHEATGHDTADCRQLRDEIETLIRQGKLTEWVVKEVRKYMTDYHIVHPPPPEDKERVPRAGSIHIILGGSHIGGDSRKAMDRYAREAKDKPLTNVNHLRQRSPELFEREADDIVFRENDLKWVHYPHTDALVIKMKIGMVNVHRAMVDTGSSPDVLTYDAYKKLGLLDRELTSTGGHLYGFTGNSIGVKGTIWLPVTIGEEPYVATHSDRYVYSSRSALCLQRYSGQTPYEGNENGDLDPSYDGKIPNPHGGRLLEELLILIEGLLQPGTQGGRIRKCIKGNGPTG